In a single window of the Nicotiana tomentosiformis chromosome 8, ASM39032v3, whole genome shotgun sequence genome:
- the LOC104091947 gene encoding AP-2 complex subunit sigma-like, with translation MIRFIVLQNRQGKTRLAKYYIPLEESEKHKVEYEVHRLVVNRDPKFTNFVEFRTHKIIYRRYAGLFFSLCVDITDNELAYLESIHLFVEILDHFFSNVCELDLVFNFHKVYLILDEFILAGELQETSKKAIIERMGELEKQE, from the exons ATG ATCCGTTTCATAGTGCTTCAGAACAGACAAGGGAAGACCCGATTGGCCAAATATTACATTCCTCTCGAGGAATCCGAGAAGCACAAGGTCGAGTACGAG GTTCATCGGTTGGTGGTTAATAGAGATCCCAAATTCACCAACTTTGTGGAG TTCCGTACCCACAAGATTATATACAGAAGATATGCAGGATTGTTTTTCTCACTCTGTGTTGATATTACTGACAACGAGTTAGCTTATCTGGAGAGCATCCACTTGTTTGTCGAAATTTTGGATCACTTCTTCAGCAACGTCTGTGAACTAGATTTGGTTTTTAACTTCCACAAG GTATATCTGATATTAGATGAGTTCATTCTTGCTGGGGAACTTCAAGAAACGAGTAAGAAG GCAATTATAGAAAGAATGGGGGAGTTGGAAAAGCAGGAATAG